GCGTCGGTGGCCATGGCGGTGCCGGCCCCCATCGCGGCGAAGCCCGCGGCCATCACCGCGGCCTGGAGCGTGCGCGAGGTCTTGGAAGGCAAGGTGACTGTCTCCTTGATGTCGTGCGGGAGTCGTTCGGTCTGCCGGATCGTGTGGACCGACGACTCAGGCGGGGGTGCGAACCGGACGGTCCGCGGTCGCGTTGTCGGTCGCAGTGCCGGGCGAGAGAAGCAGTCTTGGCCGTGAGGGCAGCCGCTGCCCGCCACCGGGCACGCACGTTCTCCAGGCATGATCGACCCGAAGACGATCAATTCGGCAGTACTTCGCGGTACAACCACTCGGAAGTGCCGCGAATTTAGCTCGATATGGGGATCTTCTTCGAGTGATCGACGGCGTGGGGAATCCTGCGCCCTCTCGCGAGGTCGCTGCGCATCTGTGCGCCGAGACGGGTCGTCGGCGTCGTCGCCTCGGCCGGTGAACGCCGACTCCTACGGGCGCGTCCCGCCGTTGTTGGGCTCCCAGGCCGAGGACAGGGCGGCGTGGGCCATGGTCGCCAACAGGGTGCGCATCGTGGCCAGATCGGTGTTGGTCGCGCTGTGCGGGGTGGAGTTGAGCAGTCCGAAGGCGGCATGGGTGGCGGCGAGCAGCCTGCCCCGCGCGGTGTGCGGAGCGATCCGCGCCGCCACGGCCACCCATTCCTCGACATAGCGACGTTGCAGGCGGCGTACGGTTCGCCGTTCGGCCTCAGGAACGTTGTCGAGTTCCCGGTCGTGCACCGTGATCAGCGCGGGCTTGCTCAGGGCGAACTCGACATGCCATTCGATCAGTGCGTCCAGCGCCGCCGCCGGCCCCTCGGCGGCCGCGACTCGGGCGGTGCCCTCGGTCAGCAGGCGTTCGCTGACCGCCAACAGCATCTCGGCCAGCACCGCCTCCTTGTTGCGGAAGTGCCGGTAGAGCGCCGGGCCGGAGACGCCGACCGCGCGCCCGAGGTCCTCGATGGACACGCCGTGATATCCACGTGCGGCGAACAGCTCGGCGGCGGCGTCCAGGATCTCCTGTCGCCGCTCGGCGGAGCGTCGCCGCGTTCCGGTCGACTCCTCCTGATGGTTCTGCCGCATCGGCTCAGAGTAGACGGCGAAGGTTAGCGGGCGTTAACATGCGGCTGGAGTTAATGGCCATTAACATCCCGCCCGGTGCCGTGCGCCCTGGTGGGTGCGAACGAGAGGCGGAAGCCATGGACGCACCCGTGCTGTCCAGCGCTGGCGATCCCCACGGCGCGGCCTTTCGCCGCAACGTCGACGCGCACACGGCGCTGGTCCAGGACCTGCGGCAACGGCTGTCGGTGGCGGCCAAGGGCGGCCCGGAACGTGCCCGGACCCGACACCTCGAACGCGGCAAGCTTCTGCCGAGGGACCGGGTGGACACGCTGCTCGATCCCGGTTCCCGTTTCCTGGAGCTCTCCCCGCTGGCCGCGAACGGCCTGTACTCGGACGACGCGCCGGGCGCGGGACTGATCGCGGGCGTCGGCCGGATCGCGGGCCGGGAATGCGTGGTGGTCGCCAACGACGCCACCGTCAAGGGCGGCACCTACTACCCGATGACGGTCAAGAAGCATCTGCGCGCTCAGGAAGTGGCGCTGCACAACCGGTTGCCCTGTCTGTACCTGGTCGACTCCGGCGGCGCCTTCCTGCCCAGACAGGACGAGGTCTTCCCGGACCGAGAACACTTCGGTCGCATCTTCTACAACCAGGCGACGATGTCCGCCCAGGGCATCCCGCAGCTCTCGGCGGTGCTCGGTTCCTGCACCGCGGGCGGCGCCTACGTACCCGCGATGAGCGATGAGAACGTGATCGTCCGAGGTCAGGGCACCATCTTCCTGGGTGGCCCTCCCTTGGTGAAGGCCGCGACCGGCGAGGTGGTCACCTCGGAGGAACTCGGCGGCGGCGACCTGCACTCCAGGGTCTCGGGCGTGACCGACCACCTGGCGAACGACGACGCGGACGCGCTGCGCATCCTGCGCTCCATCGTGTCGACTCTTCCGCCGCGCACCCCGGCGGCCTGGGAGATCGCACCCACCGAGGAACCCGTGGTCGACCCGGCCGAGCTCTACGGCGTGGTCCCGGTGGACTCGCGGACGCCCTACGACGTCCGCGAGGTGATCGCGCGGGTCGTCGATGGCAGCCGGTTCAACGAGTTCAAGCCGGATTACGGCCCGACCCTGGTCACGGGCTTCGCGCGCGTCCACGGTCATCCGGTCGGCATCGTGGCCAACAACGGCATCCTCTTCGGGGAGTCCGCGCTCAAGGGCGCGCACTTCATCCAGCTCTGCGATCAACGCTCGATTCCGCTGGTCTTCCTGCAGAACATCAGCGGGTTCATGGTCGGTCGGGAGTACGAGGCCGGTGGTATCGCCAAACACGGCGCGAAGATGGTCACCGCCGTGGCCTGCGCCCGCGTCCCGAAGTTCACCGTGGTCATCGGTGGTTCCTTCGGCGCGGGCAACTACAGCATGTGCGGGCGGGCCTTCGCGCCCCGTTTCCTGTGGATGTGGCCCAACGCGCGGATCTCGGTGATGGGCGGTGAGCAGGCCGCCTCGGTGTTGGCCACCGTCCGAAGGGACCAGCTCGAAGCCAAGGGCGAGGAGTGGTCGGCGGCCGACGAGGACGCGTTCACCGCACCGATTCGAGCGCAGTACGAAGAACAGGGCGACCCCTACTACGCGACCGCTCGGCTGTGGGACGACGGCGTGATCGACCCGGCGGACACCCGCACGGTGCTCGGACTGGCGCTGTCGACCTCGGCGAACGCACCGCTGGCGCCGGTGAACTACGGCGTCTTCCGCATGTGAGCGACGGAAACCATCGCCCGCCCGGGGCGGGCGGGCAGATCAGGACTGGAGGTAGCCGGTGTTCGAGTCCGTGTTGATCGCCAACCGGGGCGAGATCGCGGTGCGGATCGCCCGCACCCTTACCGACCTCGGCATCCACTCGATCGGCGTCTACAGCGATGCGGACCAGGATGCCCGGCACGTCGGCGCGGTGGACCGAGCGGTCCGAATCGGCCCGGCCTCGGCGACCGAGAGCTACCTGAACATCGACGCGGTCGTGGCCGCCGCCGTGCGCACCGGGGCGCAGGCGGTGCACCCCGGCTATGGCTTCCTCGCCGAGAACGCCGACTTCGCCAGAGCCTGCGCGGCGGCGGGACTGGTCTTCATCGGGCCCTCACCGGCGGCGATCGAGCTGATGGGCGACAAGATCCGGGCCAAACACGCCGTCGTCGCGGCCGGGGTGGGCGTCGTTCCCGGTCGGTCCGAGGCGGGATTGTCCGATCAGGACCTCATCGACGCCGTCCGGGAGATCGGCCTGCCGGTGCTGCTCAAGCCCTCGGCGGGTGGCGGCGGCAAGGGTATGCGGCGGGTGACGACGATCGAGGGGATCGCGGACACCGTGCGGGCCGCTCGTCGGGAGGCACGTGCCGCGTTCGGCGACGACACCCTGCTGGTGGAGCGCTACATCGAGCGGCCCCGGCATCTCGAAGTCCAGGTGCTCGCCGACCAACACGGCACGGTGCTGGCCTTGGGGGAGCGGGAGTGCAGTCTGCAACGCCGCCACCAGAAGATCATCGAGGAGGCGCCGTCGCCGCTGTTGGACTCCGATGCGCGTGCGGACTTCCTGGCCGATGCCGTGGCGGTGGCCAAGGCCTGCGCCTATGTCGGTGCGGGCACCGTGGAGTTCATCACCGACATCGAGGGCCGGGGACGCAGCTTCCTGGAGATGAACACCCGACTCCAGGTGGAGCATCCGGTGACCGAGCTGGTCAGCGGCGTGGACCTCGTCGAGTGGCAACTGCGGGTGGCCGCCGGGCAGCGGTTGCCCGCCGACCTCGGATCGACGGGACCAGGCGGGCACGCCGTCGAGGCTCGGGTCTACGCCGAGGACCCGGACCGGGGATTCCTGCCGACCGGCGGACGAATCCTCGATCTCGTCGAACCCGCCGGTCCCGGCGTCCGGGTGGATTCCGGCTTGCAGAGCGGGGCCGAGATCGGCGGTGACTACGACCCGATGTTGGCGAAGGTGATCGCCTGGGGGCCGGACCGTGCCACCGCGCTGCGCCGACTCGACGGTGCGCTGAGCCGGACCGCCCTGCTCGGCGTCACCACGAACGTGGCCTTCCTTCGCGCCCTGCTGAGCAGGGACGAGGTGCGCACGGGCCTGCTGGACACCGGACTGGTGGAGCGGGTCGTCGACGAGCTGGTCGAACCCCGGCCGCCCGAGGCGGTGCTGGTCGCCGCAGCGCTGGAGCGACAACTGGCGGCGGAACCCTCGGGCAACGTCGTCGACCCCTGGGACATCCCCGATGGCTGGCGGATGGGCGAGTCCTCGGCGCGACGCCGGTGGATCGGCCCGATCGGCGGCGACCAGGTGGAGGTCACCGTGCAGGGCCTGGCGAGCGCGGCCCGCATTCGGATCGACGGGGGGCCGTCGATCCCGGCCGCCGCCCGTTTCGAGCACGGCGAGCTGGTCGTCGCCTACGACGGGACCGTGCAGCGCTACCGACACGCCCGAACCGGCGAGGTCTGCTGGTTGGGCAGCGCCGGTCGGACCTGGGCATTGGTCGAGCGGACTCCGCTGGCCGAAGCCGGGCAGGACACCTCGGTAGCGGACCCGATCGTGCGCAGTCCGATGCCCGGCACGGTGCTCTCAGTCGCCGTGGCCGAAGGCGAGGAGGTTCGGCCGAATCAGCCGTTGCTGATCGTCGAGGCGATGAAGATGGAGCACACGGTGCTGGCCCCCGTGGCGGGGCAGGTGCGCGATCTGCGAGCCCGACCGGGCGCCCAGGTCGCCGTCGACGAGGCGCTCGCCGTCGTGGTCACGGCGGCCGAGCCCACCGATCCCGTTTCCACCTCGGCCGCTGGCTGAGGCCGACGGCCACCCGGCCGAGCCCGACTCGACCGACTCCGACCACCACGACTCGGCCACCGCCGAGGACGTGGGCGAATCGACCCGGCCGTTGCGACCGACCCGGCCGTCAACGAGAAGGAGTGTTCCCAGATGCTCGATCATCGGCTCGACGAGGAGTACGAGGCACTGCGGTCCACGGTGGCCGAGTTCGCTCGGGCAGAGGTGGCGCCGGTGATCGGCGACTACTACGAACGCGAGGAATTCCCTTATCCGATCGTGGCCGGGATGGCCGAGATGGGCCTGTTCGGGCTCCCGTTCCCCGAGTCCTACGGCGGGATGGGCGGCGACTACTTCGCCCTGTGCCTGGCCCTGGAGGAACTGGCCAGGGTGGACTCCTCGGTGGCGATCACCCTCGAAGCAGGCGTCTCCCTCGGGGCGATGCCGATCTACCGCTTCGGTACCGAACAACAGCGGCAACGCTGGCTGCCCGAACTATGTGCGGGCCGCAAGCTCGCGGCCTTCGGCCTCACCGAGGCCGACGGCGGTTCCGATGCCTCTGCCACCAGGACCACGGCCCGTGCCCAGGACGACCACTGGGTGATCAACGGCAGCAAGTCGTTCATCACCAACTCGGGCACCGACATCACCTCGCTGGTCACCGTCACCGCGGTGACGGGCACCAGGGAGGACGGGCGCAAGGAGATCTCGGCGATCGCGGTGCCCTCGGGCACCCCGGGCTTCACGGTGGCGGGCAAGTACTCGAAGGTCGGGTGGAATGCATCGGATACCCACGAGCTGGCCTTCGCCGATGTCAGAGTCCCCGCTGAGAACCTCATCGGCGAGCGGGGACGCGGCTACGCGCAATTCCTCCGCATTCTCGACGAGGGACGCATCGCCATCGCGGCACTCGGCGTCGGACTCGCCCAGGGCTGCGTGGACGAAAGCCTGCGTTATGCCTCCGAACGAGAGGCCTTCGGGCGCAACATCGGCGCCTATCAGGCCATCCAGTTCAAGATCGCCGACATGGAACTACGGGCCCACACCGCTCGGCTGGCCTACTACCACGCCGCCTCCCGAATGCTGCGCGGTGAGCCGTTCAAGAAGGAGGCCGCGATCGCGAAGCTGGTCAGCTCCAACGCGGCGATGGACAACGCCAGGGAGGCGACTCAGATCTTCGGCGGCTACGGCTTCATGAACGAGACCCCGGTCGGCCGGTTCTATCGGGACGCCAAGATCCTGGAGATCGGCGAGGGAACCTCCGAGGTGCAGCGGATGCTCATCGCGCGTGAGTTGGGTATGTCGGCCTGACCTCGATGCGCGGCGGCGGGGCGGCCTTCGCACCCGGCCCGCCGACCTCGGTTATTCGAATGCCTCGGCAGGTAGTGCGGGGATGACATGGCCTGCGGCCTGCGCCGCCGTCTCGCAGGCCGCGTCGAGATCGGGGTTGGTCGCCAGCACGCGGACACTGGAGGTGTCGGTCGCGGCGACGTCGATGGCACACATGTTGCCCTGGGTGCGGACCTCCCTGGCGGCACGGCCGCCCACCTCGGTGCTGGATGCCTCGGTGAGACCGTCGAGGTTCCAGTCGTCCAAGCCGCCGTAGGGATTGAGCGAGACCCCGACGCCGAGGTCGCCGTTGGTCTCCATGTCGACGATGATGCAGTTCCCGCGTCCCCGGTCGCCCTCTCGGTAGCTGGACGGCCCGGAGATTCCGATGTCGTCGAGCATCTCATCGGTGAGGTAATCGCAGGTCGTCGTCGCGTCCAGGTGCGGATTCGGCTCGACGTCGTCCGGTGGTGGCTCCAGGGATTCCGACTCGCTCGGCTCTTCGGAACCCTCGTCGCCCTCGGCTTCGTCGGTGGGTTCCTGTGACTGTTCGAGGAGATCGCCCATCTCCGGCGGGGGCGGAGCCGAACCCTCGGCCGGTGCCGCGCGACCGGCTTCCTGGGTGGTACACGCAGCGAGCAGGAGCGCGCCCGCAGCCACCAGACCACCGACTCGCCACCGGATTCCGACAGTTCTCACATCCGCATCCCTGAACGCCACGCCGGTATTGTGCCCGACACCTCCGGCGCCAACCCGTGGATTCGTCGTGTTCAGCCGGTTCCTAGCGGGATTGAGACCTTCGTTCGCGTCGCCACCCCGCCCTGCGGTCCGCAGGCTCGCGTCGCGTCGGCGACCGTCCATCGGTCGAGTGAGACGGACAGCGGCCCGTGCCTGGCAGGCGGGTTTCTCGCCAGCGGACGCCTGTCTCGGATCTGCTCGTGCCGTCTTGACACCATCCGCACCCAGTAGCACTGTTGGTTCATATAGTGCGTACTCTCCGCACTATATGAACGGAGGTTCGGGTGGCTCGGGTAGCGGGGTGTCTGGACGACCAACACGCCACGGCGATGGTCGGTGGCAGACCCCTGGCCGTCCTGGCCACGACGGACGCCACCGGCGCGCCGCACAGCGCTTTGATCTCGTGGTTCGTTCCGCTGGACGAGTGCACGCTGGTCGCCGCGTTGGACACCCGCAGTCGGCACGTGCGAAATCTCCGGCACAACCCGAGATTCGCGCTGCAGATCCTGGCCGACGACCTGGTGCTCGCGGTGAGCGGCCGGGCCGAGTTCGTCGTGGGCGAGCTGGCCTCAGCGCCGTTTCCCGCGTCGGCCGTTCGGCTCTCCCTGGAGACCGTGGTGGACCAGCAGCTGCCTCAGATGCAGTTCCGGGGGCCGAGTTACACCTTCGACATCACCAAGGGGCATCGCGACGCGGTGGAACGTCGGGTGCTCGCGGAGCTTGCCGCCACAGATCCCCGACCACCGTGGTCGACCGACCGACAGGAAGAACCCGCCTGATCGATCACCGGTCGCCGTCGCGGGCCCGCTCTGGGTGGGCCGCGGCGAACTCGGGAAAGGACTCCCAGCAATGAAGCTGAGCATCTTCTCGGTCACCGACCACTACCCGGCGCGTGACCGCAGCATCGCTTCCTTCTACGACCAGCTGCTCGGTGAGATCTCCTATGCCGAGGAGCTGGGTTTCGCCAACTATTTCATTGCCGAGCACCACTTTCATGATTACGGAATCGTGCCCTCGCCTGCGGTCTTGCTCGCGGCGGCCGCCCGGCAGACCAGCCGAATCGGCCTGGGGGTCGCCGTCGCGGTCCTGCCCTTCCACCAGCCGATGGTGCTGGCCGAGGAATACGCCATGCTCGACCAGCTCTCCGGCGGACGCCTCGCCCTCGGCGTGGGGTCCGGCTACCTGCCGCACGAGTACGCGGGTTTCGGCGTCGACCCGGCCGAGAAACGCACTCGTTTCGATGAGTCGTTGGAGATCATGACCAAGGCGTGGACGGGTGCGCCGGTCCACTTCGAGGGACGGCATCATCGGCTGTCCGGGGTCCGGTCGGCGATCACCCCGGTGAGCTCGCCGCCGCTGTGGGTCGCGGTGATCCGACCGGAGGCCGCCTACCACGTAGGCAGGCAGGGCCGGAACATCATGCTGATCCCCTACGCCTCCGCAACGGACATCGGGCATCTCGGCGAGGTCGTCACGGCCTATCGCCGGGGCTTCGCCGAATCCGGCGCCCCCGGACAGGGCGATGTCGCGGTCGCCCTGCACACCTATGTCGGCGAACAGCCCGACGTCTCCGACGAGGTCGGCCCCGCACTCGCCCAGTACACCGACACCAGGCTCTACCACAAGAGCCACCGCAGTTATGCGGAGCTGGTGGCGGCCGAGTTGGTGTTGTTCGGCGATGCGGACCTGGTGTCTCGTCGGATGCGTCGGTTGGCCGAACTGGGCGTCACCCAGTTGTTGGCCTTGTGCAATTTCGGTGCCCTGGCGCCGGAGCTGGTGAACGCCTCGATGAAGAGGCTGGCAGGCATCGACGCAGACTGACCTCACCGCGGGCCGTCGATCGAGCTGCGGAGGGGATGGCTCGACCCGGCCGACGAGTGGCGCCTGCGGATCATCATCCGCAGGCGCCACCGTCAATTCGTGGTCAGGAAGGATTCCACGGCGGACACGAGCGCCAGTGGTGTCTCGTCGGCGGCGTAGTGACCGGCGTTGGAGAACACCTCGAGGCGGGCGTTGGGATGCCACTGCAGCCAGGTGTTGCGCAGGGCATCGCCGTTGAGCGCCGGGTCGTGCTCGCCTGCGATCGCCAGTACCGGGGTCGCGTCGCCGACGATCGACTCGTGGAAGTCGTGCCGCGCCCAGTCCTGGAGGTAGGCGGCGAAGGCGGGCACCGTCGAGCAGTCCAGTGAATGACGCACCATCGCGTCCAACCAGAAGCCGCTGTGGCGGTTGCCGGTGGTCAGGTCGATGATCGCGCGTCGATTGGCGGGGTTCTCGGCGGCGCCCTCGAAGAGCTGCCAGGACTGATCGTCGAAGGGGACGCCGGATGCGGGAACCGGGGAGATGCCTGCCACCGAGGTCACCCGGCTCGTGTCCGCAGCCAGTACGGCGGCCGCGACCTTGCCGCCCATCGAGTGTCCTAAGAGTGCGAACTCGGACCAACCCAGGTGGCCGGCCAGCGTGAGGACGTCGGCGGCGGCTTCGGCCATGGTGAACTCGCCGTCGAGGTCCCGGGCCGCTCCATAGCCTCGGAAATCGACGAAGGCGTAGCTGAATCGGGTGGTGTCGAGGTAGGGCCGGATCGAGCGGAAAGCGGACCGATCGGAGAACCAACCGTGTAGCGCGATCACCCGTTGCGGTCCTTCGCCATGGATTTCGTGCGGTAGGACTGTCACCATCAGCTCCTCGTCGACGCGGCTGGCCAGTCATGTTGATCTCTGGTGTCGGACCAGCTTCGAGGTCGATGACTCGACTGTCAACGGTTCGAGATGGGTTGCTACCGCGCGGAGGTCACCGCACCGGGCGACCCTCGTTCGAGGGTGGCCGCCGGTGTCGGGTCACCTTGCGCCCCGGCGGCGGGGACCTCGGCTGCTCAGAATTGTTCGCCCGCGCTCATCACGTCGGCGATCCGCAGTACCACGGGAGCGATGGCCGACTCGTCGCCCTGGCCGATGGCCACGATGCCGACGCTGGCCACCGGGTGGCCGTGCGGCGGTCGGATCGGGGCCGCGATACCCCACGCGCCGGTCTGGAGTTCGCCGCTGGTCACCGAGTAGCCCCGCTGTCGTGCCTCGGTGATGGCCGCTCGTTCGCCCAGCACCGGCGGCCTGCCCGCCAGAATGGCGATGCCCGATGCGCCCCGGTCGGCCTCGTGCCGGGTGCCGACCCGGTAGGCGACGTGGGTGATCGTGGTGGACGGCTCGGTCACCGCGACGACGACGCAGGTATTGGCCCCATCGAGCGCCGTGACGAACGCCGTGGCCTGGGAGATCTCCGCCAGCTCACGCAATTGCTGCGCGAAACTCCGGCGAAGTTGCGGCAACACCGAGGACGCCAGCTCCAACACGCCGAGGGCGAGTTGGTATCGACCGTCGTCGGACTTGGTCACGAGCCGGTTGGCCTGCAAGGTGCCGATGAGTCGATAGACGGCGGTGCGCTCGATGCCCAGGCGTCGGGACAGCTCGCCGTGTAGTAGTCCGTCGGGATTCTCGCGGAGTTCCCAGAGGATCCGAAGCCCGCTGTCGAGCGTCTTGGCTCCGCGCGGCGGGTCGGCCTGCTGCGTGCCGTCGGAAACGGTAGTGGGCCGGGAGGTCCTGCTCATCGGCCGTGACCTCCCACCTTTGGATGATCTTCGCTCGCGATCCGGACGGGCCAATTGTGCACTATCTACGCACCTTTGCCAGCTCGGACGCGATTGTCGGGCAGGTCTGTGCAGTTCACGGCGGGAAATCGGCTAAGTCAATTTTCAACCTACTACCTTTCGGTCTATGTGTACTATATGAACAATTTGAGTAGAGTGTGCACTCTGTGGCATCCTTTTGCCAGGTTCCACCGGCGTCCGACGAAAGTCGGACGCGGCCCGGTGCCGCATCGCTGGAAGGTGGTGGAGTGGCTTGTCGATCACCAGGGCTCAGGCGATCCGACGGTATCCAGAACTGTCGTCGCTGGCGAAGATCAAGGACGAGGGCTGGGATTTCCACGTTCTCGTCGATGAGGCTGGCGAACCCTCCTGCCTCGTGGGCTACCGCAGTAGGCGGCAATTCATCGACGCGATATACGTCTACGACACGAATGAGACGACCGCGATCCGGATGAACGTGGAGCGGCCCGGAGTCGCGGGCGGCATCGTCTGGCAGTCCACAGGACCACTCGAGAACACCCTCGAAGAACTACTCGCGCTGCCTGCTCCCGGCGAGCGTTTCGCACCGGTGCTCACCCGCAAGATGGGGCTACTGCTCGGACTCGGTTGATCTACGCGCCGCGCGCTGACCATGCCTGCGCGTCGCGGCCGTCTGGCGGGCCTGCGGGTCCGACATCGCGCTTGTGCGGGCCTTTCCCTTCGCCGCCGACCACGGCGAAGACTCGCACAACAGGTCCGGTCCGACGACGGCGTGCTTGCCCCCACCCGTCGCCGGACCGGATGCGGTCCGAGATACCTCAGCGTTGGATGCCCGACGGGCTCACGCCGCGGTGCCTCCCTTGCCCCGCAGGTGGCTTCGAATCGCCAGCGGCGCCCCGGCCAGATCCTCGTCGTTGCACAACAACTTCACGTCGTAATACGGCGAACCGTCTCGATCGTCGTAATCCAGGTGAATTGCGATCACATCGACCGGTTCACCAAGCCATTCCTGCGCCCGACGCAACCAGGCTGCTGTTCGCTCCAGAGCGGTGGGCAGGTCGTCGTCCCGGAATTCCACCGGACGGTAGGGCACTCCTTGAACCTGGTCTCGCTCATGCTCTGGCCTTGGCAACGCGATCGCCAAGCCGGACTCGTCGAGTTCGAGTTGGATAGTTTCCTCACTCACTCCTGAAGCCTGTCCTAGTGTGTGCCACCAGGCAACTCCCACGGGTGTGACAACGCGCTCGCTTTCGGCGTCATCGCAGCTAGACAGGGGGGAGATCCCCAGGTGCGATCTGCGGTCGACGTGGGTATCCAAGAGTCATGCGGTCGATGTGGCGCGGCGCGATCTCCTTCGGACTGGTCAATGTCACCGTCCGGCTCTACGCCGCTACCGAGGACCACGATTATCATTTCTTCCAGTTGCATCGGAAAGATCATGGCCGGATTCGCTACAAGCGGGTATGCAGTGCCTGCGGCGAAGAGGTCGCCTACGAGGAGATCGCCAAAGGCTACGAGATGGACGACGGCAGGCTCGTGGTCTTGGAACCCGAGGACTTCGCCAAGCTGCCGATCACGACCGAACGGGCGATCGAGGTCCTGGAGTTCGTGCCGATCGAGAGCGTCGATCCGATCTACTTCCAACGCAGCTACCTGCTGGAACCCGAGAACCAATCCGTTCGCCCCTATGTACTGCTGCGGGAGGCGCTGGAACGGGTCGGCAGGCTGGCCGTCGTCAAGATCACCCTGCGGCAGCGGGAGACGCTGGCCATGCTGCGCGCCCGCGACGACGTGATCGTCCTGCACACGATGCTCTGGCCCGATGAGATCCGCCCCGCGAAGTTCGAGTTCCTCGGGCAGGAGGTGCCGGTCCGGCCGCAGGAACTGGAGATGGCCACCTCGCTGATCCAGAACATGACCGGCGAGTTCGA
This Actinoalloteichus hymeniacidonis DNA region includes the following protein-coding sequences:
- a CDS encoding IclR family transcriptional regulator — protein: MSRTSRPTTVSDGTQQADPPRGAKTLDSGLRILWELRENPDGLLHGELSRRLGIERTAVYRLIGTLQANRLVTKSDDGRYQLALGVLELASSVLPQLRRSFAQQLRELAEISQATAFVTALDGANTCVVVAVTEPSTTITHVAYRVGTRHEADRGASGIAILAGRPPVLGERAAITEARQRGYSVTSGELQTGAWGIAAPIRPPHGHPVASVGIVAIGQGDESAIAPVVLRIADVMSAGEQF
- the ku gene encoding non-homologous end joining protein Ku — protein: MRSMWRGAISFGLVNVTVRLYAATEDHDYHFFQLHRKDHGRIRYKRVCSACGEEVAYEEIAKGYEMDDGRLVVLEPEDFAKLPITTERAIEVLEFVPIESVDPIYFQRSYLLEPENQSVRPYVLLREALERVGRLAVVKITLRQRETLAMLRARDDVIVLHTMLWPDEIRPAKFEFLGQEVPVRPQELEMATSLIQNMTGEFEPEEFVDDYQRLLGQLIEAKASGAEIPEGPPEAPSGGDVIDLMDALERSVAQARGRGEAADSAESAEKKPASRRRAGQGGETTRQGARGGAGTRAKAGSSRSKSANPAASTGGRSGKTADTGSAKGAGSGAAKGASGADKQTKGAKGQPTTRRKTTGRKRSA